The Paenibacillus sp. MBLB1832 genome has a window encoding:
- a CDS encoding argininosuccinate synthase, which translates to MAKEKIVLAYSGGLDTSVILKWLKETYDAEIIAFTADIGQKDELDGLEEKALATGASKIYIDDLRAEFAKDFINPMFQAAALYEGQYLLGTSIARPLIAKRMVEIARAEGATAIAHGATGKGNDQVRFELTAAALAPELSVIAPWRLEAFREQFPGRAEMIAYAEKHNIPVTASAAKPYSTDRNLLHISFESGMLEDPWFDPSATSNKDMFVLSVDPEDAPDQAEYIELEFAQGDCVAINGTQLSPLEVMETLNEIGGKHGIGRVDMVENRFVGMKSRGVYETPGGTILFTAHRKMESLTMDRDVMHLRDSLISKYASLVYNGFWFAPERLAIQALVSESQKNVSGTVRLKLYKGNVIGAGVKSPVSLYNPDIATMEADPTKAYDQGDATGFIRLNALRLKVGSGVEQNAKK; encoded by the coding sequence ATGGCTAAGGAAAAAATCGTACTCGCGTATTCAGGCGGGTTGGATACATCAGTTATCCTCAAATGGTTAAAAGAAACGTATGACGCCGAAATCATCGCATTCACAGCGGATATCGGGCAAAAGGATGAGCTTGACGGTTTGGAAGAAAAAGCGTTGGCAACCGGCGCATCCAAAATCTACATCGACGATCTGCGCGCTGAGTTCGCGAAAGATTTCATCAACCCGATGTTCCAAGCGGCTGCGCTTTATGAAGGGCAATACCTGCTCGGCACGTCCATTGCGCGTCCTTTGATCGCTAAGCGCATGGTTGAGATCGCGCGCGCTGAAGGCGCAACAGCGATTGCTCACGGCGCTACAGGCAAAGGGAACGACCAAGTACGCTTTGAACTAACAGCAGCGGCGCTTGCGCCTGAGTTGTCCGTGATTGCGCCTTGGCGTTTGGAAGCATTCCGCGAGCAGTTCCCAGGCCGCGCAGAGATGATCGCTTACGCAGAGAAGCATAACATTCCAGTAACAGCATCCGCTGCGAAGCCGTATTCCACAGACCGCAACTTGCTGCACATCTCTTTCGAGAGCGGCATGTTGGAAGATCCTTGGTTCGATCCGTCAGCAACGTCTAACAAAGATATGTTCGTACTGAGCGTAGACCCTGAGGATGCGCCAGATCAAGCGGAATACATCGAGCTTGAGTTCGCGCAAGGCGATTGTGTTGCTATCAACGGTACGCAGCTTTCCCCGCTTGAAGTGATGGAAACGTTGAACGAAATCGGCGGCAAACACGGGATTGGCCGTGTAGACATGGTGGAGAACCGTTTCGTCGGCATGAAGAGCCGCGGCGTATATGAAACACCAGGAGGTACAATTCTTTTCACCGCTCACCGCAAAATGGAATCCCTAACGATGGACCGCGATGTGATGCATCTGCGTGATTCCTTGATCTCCAAATATGCCTCCCTTGTTTACAACGGATTCTGGTTCGCACCTGAGCGTTTGGCGATTCAAGCGCTTGTATCCGAGAGCCAAAAGAACGTATCTGGTACGGTTCGCCTGAAATTGTACAAAGGTAACGTAATTGGGGCAGGCGTGAAAAGCCCTGTATCCCTGTACAATCCAGATATCGCAACGATGGAAGCGGATCCTACGAAAGCTTACGACCAAGGCGACGCTACAGGCTTTATCCGCTTGAACGCGCTGCGCTTGAAAGTAGGCTCCGGCGTGGAGCAGAACGCGAAGAAATAA
- the argH gene encoding argininosuccinate lyase — translation MSKLWGGRFTKQTDQLVEEYTASITFDKELAEEDIEGSLAHVTMLGKCGILPADDVEKIKDGLLQVQGMIRRGELAYTIQNEDIHMNIEKTLIDLIGPVGGKLHTGRSRNDQVATDMHLYLRKRVVEFVGLLIKLQEALLEKAKANLDTIIPGYTHLQRAQPILFAHHLMAYVSMFQRDLERLQDSYKRVDMLPLGAGALAGTTFPIDRHFVAEQLGFGRVYENSLDAVSDRDFILEFLSNASMIMMHLSRFCEEMVLWSSTEFAFIELDDAFCTGSSIMPQKKNPDVAELVRGKTGRVYGNLFGLLTVLKSLPLAYNKDMQEDKEGMFDTVRTLQGALQLFAPMVSTMKVNTGRMRQAVNQDFSNATDIADYLVNKGLPFRQAHEVIGKTVLYCIQNNKYLLDMNIEEFKTFSELFESDIYAVLQPEQVVNARNVYGGTASNQVSGAISRAEQVLADSQAWLNDYLEKSK, via the coding sequence GTGTCAAAGCTTTGGGGTGGACGTTTCACGAAACAAACCGACCAACTGGTCGAAGAATATACAGCTTCCATTACGTTCGATAAAGAGCTTGCCGAGGAAGATATCGAGGGCAGCTTGGCGCACGTGACAATGCTGGGCAAATGCGGCATCTTGCCTGCGGACGATGTTGAGAAAATCAAAGACGGCTTGCTGCAAGTGCAGGGCATGATTCGCCGCGGCGAGCTGGCGTACACGATTCAGAATGAAGATATTCATATGAATATTGAGAAAACCTTGATCGACCTGATCGGTCCTGTCGGCGGCAAGCTGCACACGGGCCGCAGCCGTAACGATCAGGTGGCGACCGACATGCATCTCTACCTGCGCAAGCGCGTGGTCGAGTTCGTGGGCCTGCTCATCAAGCTGCAAGAAGCGCTGCTTGAGAAAGCCAAGGCTAATCTCGATACGATTATCCCAGGATACACGCATCTGCAGCGTGCGCAGCCGATCTTGTTCGCGCATCATCTGATGGCCTACGTCAGCATGTTCCAGCGTGACCTGGAGCGCTTGCAGGACAGCTACAAGCGCGTAGATATGCTGCCGCTCGGCGCTGGCGCGCTCGCGGGCACGACCTTCCCGATCGACCGCCATTTCGTGGCGGAGCAGCTCGGGTTCGGACGCGTGTACGAGAACTCCCTCGACGCGGTCAGCGACCGCGACTTCATTCTGGAGTTCCTCTCCAACGCGTCCATGATCATGATGCACCTTTCTCGCTTCTGCGAGGAAATGGTGCTCTGGTCTTCGACCGAGTTCGCGTTCATCGAACTCGATGATGCGTTCTGCACCGGCAGCTCGATTATGCCGCAGAAGAAGAACCCGGACGTCGCGGAGCTTGTCCGTGGTAAAACGGGCCGCGTCTATGGCAACTTGTTCGGTCTATTGACCGTACTCAAGTCGCTGCCGCTGGCGTACAACAAGGACATGCAGGAAGACAAAGAAGGCATGTTCGATACCGTTCGTACCCTGCAAGGGGCGCTGCAATTGTTTGCGCCGATGGTGTCCACAATGAAAGTGAACACAGGGCGCATGCGCCAAGCTGTGAACCAAGACTTCTCCAACGCGACGGACATCGCGGATTACCTCGTGAACAAAGGACTTCCGTTCCGCCAAGCGCACGAAGTCATCGGCAAGACGGTTCTGTATTGCATCCAGAACAACAAATATCTCCTCGATATGAACATCGAAGAGTTCAAAACATTCTCCGAGCTGTTCGAGTCCGATATTTATGCGGTGCTTCAGCCCGAGCAAGTCGTCAACGCGCGTAACGTGTACGGCGGTACGGCTTCGAACCAAGTTAGCGGCGCGATCAGCCGCGCGGAGCAAGTGCTTGCCGACTCGCAGGCATGGTTAAATGACTATTTAGAGAAAAGCAAATAA
- a CDS encoding methyl-accepting chemotaxis protein, with product MLKKLQINIQMKIVTTSLLLLLIPILILGSISYYVSSQVTNTLIEKDLRNAVQMSIQLIQSFDDSVKSGSMTKEEAQEKVKVWMLGPKKDGKRPINPKIDLGKNGYFFVLDNKGNEVAHPSLEGQNIWDKKSNDGQLFIQEMIQKAENGGGFTTYMWPLPGSTKEAMKITYAEKDPQWGWIVSAGSYLQDYNAGQADILRTIIITFVSCLVVGLAVLILFARHISKPLVRVERQASQIAIGNLVMTDLNVTNRDEIGKLAASFNQMKSYIRELVSQANTSSGALNKESNQVALTLNGMVESANHISSVMHVVAASTHTHAASVIESSTAMKELSNSIQQVAASSSTAFNLSETTVLEAEKGNAFIQQTNEQMRVVSSTMDNLSSTINLLRERSLQIGEIVSIISDISSQTNLLALNASIEAARAGEHGKGFAVVAGEVKKLAERSKQSTEQVTELISGIQGDIQGAVETMRKGDEEIAASVGTLQETGFAFQSIHGAVKEVLEQVQQASSEAGFMAATSQQVLQSLSDMENSASQSAGTAQTISALTETQLSSIDGIATSVRNLNEMSAQLQQVIEQFKV from the coding sequence ATGTTAAAAAAATTGCAAATAAATATTCAGATGAAGATTGTGACAACATCACTGCTTCTACTGCTTATTCCTATTCTTATCTTAGGCAGCATCTCCTATTACGTTTCTTCCCAAGTCACCAATACCTTAATTGAAAAAGACTTAAGAAACGCTGTTCAAATGTCGATTCAACTAATCCAATCCTTCGATGATTCCGTCAAATCAGGGAGTATGACCAAAGAAGAAGCGCAAGAGAAAGTGAAAGTCTGGATGCTCGGACCGAAAAAAGACGGCAAACGCCCCATCAATCCAAAGATCGACTTAGGCAAAAACGGATACTTCTTTGTCCTCGATAATAAAGGAAACGAAGTCGCGCATCCTTCCTTAGAAGGCCAGAACATTTGGGATAAGAAATCGAATGATGGCCAGCTTTTTATCCAGGAGATGATTCAAAAAGCTGAAAATGGCGGTGGGTTCACAACTTACATGTGGCCTCTGCCTGGATCAACGAAGGAAGCGATGAAAATCACGTACGCTGAGAAGGATCCGCAGTGGGGGTGGATCGTATCCGCTGGCTCTTACTTACAGGATTATAACGCAGGACAAGCTGATATATTGCGCACCATTATTATTACTTTCGTCAGTTGTCTGGTGGTTGGTTTAGCGGTCCTGATTCTCTTCGCTAGACATATCTCCAAGCCACTCGTTCGAGTAGAGCGTCAGGCCAGTCAGATTGCCATCGGTAATTTGGTGATGACGGATCTCAATGTAACGAACCGTGATGAAATTGGCAAGCTAGCCGCATCCTTCAATCAAATGAAATCCTATATCCGGGAACTCGTTTCCCAAGCAAATACAAGCTCAGGTGCACTGAACAAAGAATCTAATCAAGTTGCACTCACACTGAATGGCATGGTGGAATCAGCCAATCATATCTCCTCCGTTATGCATGTTGTGGCAGCAAGTACGCATACACATGCAGCGAGTGTGATCGAGAGCTCGACAGCGATGAAGGAATTATCAAATAGCATTCAACAGGTCGCAGCCAGTTCCTCAACTGCCTTCAATTTGTCAGAAACCACCGTACTGGAAGCGGAAAAAGGTAATGCATTCATCCAGCAGACCAACGAACAAATGCGAGTCGTAAGCTCAACCATGGACAACCTGTCCAGCACCATCAATTTGCTGCGTGAACGCTCTCTGCAAATTGGCGAAATTGTTTCGATCATTTCCGACATTTCCTCGCAAACTAATTTGCTCGCTCTGAATGCCTCGATTGAAGCGGCACGAGCAGGAGAACATGGCAAAGGGTTTGCGGTCGTTGCAGGCGAAGTTAAGAAGCTAGCCGAACGTTCCAAACAATCTACCGAACAGGTGACGGAATTGATCTCAGGCATTCAAGGCGACATTCAGGGAGCTGTGGAGACGATGCGTAAAGGCGATGAAGAAATCGCAGCCAGCGTTGGCACCTTGCAGGAAACTGGCTTTGCTTTCCAAAGCATCCATGGCGCTGTGAAAGAAGTACTTGAACAGGTGCAGCAAGCATCATCTGAAGCCGGGTTCATGGCAGCCACTTCACAGCAGGTGCTTCAATCCTTGTCCGATATGGAAAACTCCGCTAGCCAATCCGCTGGCACTGCACAAACGATATCCGCTTTGACCGAAACACAGCTATCCAGCATCGACGGAATCGCAACATCCGTGAGAAACTTGAACGAGATGTCTGCGCAGCTGCAGCAAGTGATTGAACAGTTTAAGGTTTAG
- a CDS encoding DUF4097 family beta strand repeat-containing protein, with amino-acid sequence MPNKAKFFLVTGFLCLAIGLVGAAVSFQSLDLETGVSNMDMEKKISASAIDTLTIQNNLTGVTFVPSNTDEITVHVTGSAREEEVQSCTIEAVTEGTNGWRVDVCPKKKNHIDIGFDLTELKRLISGQDFKLRTEVALPDKLYKAITVSTDTGAISFKDVNAEKLTASTDTGSITIDRFEGKTLSLQTDTGSIHLNDGQGNMKLRTDTGSITASLRELGDSVNLDSDTGSIRVELNTPPTDASFDLRTDTGSANLQIPGMSIQKTSHNEAKGTIGNGSKKLTARADTGYIEVKSR; translated from the coding sequence ATGCCAAATAAAGCGAAATTTTTCTTAGTGACAGGCTTTCTCTGCCTAGCAATCGGCCTGGTTGGCGCAGCGGTGTCTTTCCAGTCCTTAGACTTAGAAACTGGTGTCTCTAATATGGATATGGAGAAAAAAATTTCCGCATCCGCGATCGATACATTAACGATTCAAAACAACCTGACAGGCGTTACCTTTGTGCCAAGCAATACCGATGAAATTACCGTGCATGTGACAGGTTCCGCTCGTGAGGAGGAAGTGCAGAGCTGCACCATCGAAGCGGTGACGGAGGGGACGAACGGCTGGCGTGTCGATGTATGTCCGAAAAAGAAAAACCACATCGATATCGGCTTCGACCTTACCGAGCTGAAGCGGTTGATCAGCGGCCAGGACTTTAAACTACGTACCGAAGTCGCACTGCCCGATAAACTGTACAAAGCCATCACCGTCAGCACAGATACAGGTGCCATTTCCTTCAAGGATGTGAACGCTGAGAAATTAACAGCTAGTACCGATACGGGATCGATCACGATTGACCGGTTCGAAGGGAAAACATTGAGTCTCCAAACCGACACAGGCAGCATTCACCTCAATGACGGTCAGGGAAACATGAAACTGAGAACTGACACAGGCTCCATTACCGCTTCGCTCCGCGAGCTCGGCGATTCCGTCAATTTAGATAGCGACACAGGGTCGATCCGTGTTGAACTAAACACGCCGCCAACGGATGCAAGCTTTGATCTGAGAACAGATACAGGCAGCGCCAACCTGCAAATCCCAGGCATGTCCATACAGAAGACGTCACATAACGAGGCAAAAGGCACGATTGGCAATGGCAGCAAGAAGCTGACAGCTCGCGCCGACACAGGTTACATCGAAGTGAAAAGCAGATAA
- a CDS encoding DUF1700 domain-containing protein, translated as MSKSDYFKELNYRLRGLPEKERHNILKVYEELFQKAVENGKHEDEVAQSLGYPRVPNWDAHKEAPSVKEDLLRPTGEAPPMSVASDDLPEPPAAPYMEPNEPVFDSKIAPQAPPAWEPPAYTKPPQPHFPPMYSAPYPKPYPTKTDTGIKAIIISIMLGFFNLMFVVGPWFGVCAALIAFFAAGFALLIAPVIGVLTSLAGMSGSDFQFVSFAMLACFGLGIILTTLSSMLLKLFFKLSWKYIQFNAKLIKGV; from the coding sequence ATGAGTAAATCGGATTATTTCAAAGAATTAAACTATCGTTTGCGCGGACTTCCCGAGAAGGAGCGCCACAATATATTGAAAGTCTATGAAGAGTTGTTTCAGAAAGCCGTTGAAAATGGCAAACACGAAGACGAGGTAGCGCAATCGCTTGGCTATCCGCGCGTACCGAATTGGGATGCCCACAAGGAGGCACCTTCCGTGAAAGAGGATCTGCTTAGACCTACGGGGGAAGCGCCGCCAATGTCTGTGGCGAGTGACGATCTCCCTGAACCGCCAGCTGCGCCTTATATGGAGCCGAATGAGCCAGTATTTGACTCGAAAATCGCGCCGCAAGCCCCGCCAGCTTGGGAGCCGCCGGCTTACACGAAACCGCCGCAGCCGCATTTTCCACCAATGTACAGCGCACCATATCCGAAACCTTACCCGACCAAAACCGACACGGGCATTAAGGCGATCATCATTTCGATTATGCTTGGTTTCTTCAATCTCATGTTCGTTGTCGGACCTTGGTTCGGGGTCTGCGCAGCGTTGATTGCGTTCTTCGCAGCTGGCTTCGCTTTATTAATCGCACCTGTGATCGGCGTCCTCACCAGCCTCGCAGGAATGTCTGGCAGTGACTTTCAATTCGTATCATTTGCGATGCTCGCCTGCTTCGGCTTAGGCATCATACTCACGACGTTGAGCTCGATGCTGCTGAAGTTATTTTTCAAGCTAAGCTGGAAGTACATTCAATTCAATGCCAAACTGATCAAGGGGGTTTAA
- a CDS encoding VanW family protein, translated as MTRPLKTWLLVSGITLVLLGACGAALYRYGSQSTFAPGVTIAGWRVGGMTYETFQSQLTQRLKQLSAFPVVLQTSYADVPTRKLPLGQLGVHYDQAMLTQSMAQWTSRSLYTRIKARWTLRNVAIPLPVSVDPDQLNATVKTSWKELYAKQPIAAKRVLKAKDQITYESEQNVLRIDTAHLQEQLLTMAPTLGTVTHAAQIGISLPIYEMSPSVTVASLRQQGITGKMAEFTTTFPLSGEGRVHNIKATATTIQDYLMAPNDTFDYAKIIAQTEAKFGYKEAPVILNGTLVPGIGGGICQVSSTLYNAVLRSGLEIVERRNHSLPVSYVPLGQDATFANGYINFKFRNNTSSYVWIRTMTTDGAVTVKLFGHPNPSITYDIDSTVVETIQPPVKYVNNPNLPPGLERPISSGKAGYKVETYRTKRENGTIVSKELISKDQYSPVPTMIAANRGDAKPQDSAPKQPIVEDGVSAFSAQ; from the coding sequence ATGACACGCCCATTGAAAACCTGGCTCCTCGTCTCGGGGATTACACTCGTCCTGTTAGGCGCATGCGGCGCTGCCCTCTATCGATATGGCTCACAATCTACCTTCGCTCCTGGTGTCACAATTGCGGGCTGGCGTGTAGGCGGAATGACTTATGAGACTTTCCAAAGCCAGTTAACTCAACGCTTGAAGCAGCTGTCGGCTTTCCCTGTCGTTCTGCAAACGTCGTATGCGGACGTGCCCACCAGAAAATTGCCGCTCGGGCAACTAGGCGTTCACTACGATCAAGCAATGCTCACACAATCCATGGCACAATGGACGTCCCGCTCCCTTTATACACGTATCAAAGCCCGATGGACCCTCAGAAATGTTGCGATTCCGCTTCCCGTTTCGGTAGACCCTGATCAGCTGAATGCCACGGTGAAGACCTCATGGAAAGAGCTGTATGCGAAACAACCCATAGCAGCTAAACGGGTTCTAAAGGCGAAGGACCAGATCACTTACGAGTCTGAGCAGAATGTCCTCCGTATTGATACCGCGCATCTGCAGGAGCAGCTGCTCACGATGGCTCCAACCCTGGGCACAGTAACACATGCCGCGCAAATCGGGATCTCCCTGCCGATCTATGAGATGAGCCCCTCTGTCACCGTGGCTTCCCTTCGGCAACAAGGCATTACGGGCAAAATGGCCGAGTTCACCACCACCTTTCCCCTTTCGGGCGAAGGGCGGGTTCATAATATTAAGGCAACGGCAACAACCATTCAAGATTACTTGATGGCCCCTAACGATACGTTCGATTACGCCAAAATTATTGCCCAAACCGAAGCCAAATTCGGATACAAGGAAGCGCCTGTCATTCTTAATGGCACCCTTGTCCCGGGCATTGGCGGCGGAATCTGCCAAGTCTCCTCAACCCTGTACAATGCGGTTCTGCGCAGCGGCCTAGAAATTGTCGAACGGCGCAACCACTCGCTTCCCGTTAGCTATGTGCCATTAGGGCAGGATGCGACCTTCGCTAACGGCTATATTAACTTCAAATTCCGCAATAATACGAGCAGCTATGTATGGATACGCACGATGACGACCGATGGAGCCGTAACCGTCAAATTATTTGGTCATCCCAACCCCTCGATCACCTATGACATTGACTCTACGGTCGTCGAGACGATTCAACCGCCGGTCAAGTACGTGAACAATCCGAACTTACCCCCAGGCTTGGAACGTCCGATCTCCTCTGGCAAAGCCGGGTACAAGGTGGAGACGTATCGCACGAAGCGAGAGAATGGCACAATTGTCAGCAAGGAACTGATCTCCAAAGATCAGTACTCGCCTGTACCTACGATGATTGCTGCCAATCGCGGCGATGCTAAGCCTCAAGATTCTGCGCCTAAACAGCCCATTGTCGAAGATGGCGTAAGTGCATTTTCCGCTCAGTAA
- the ftsE gene encoding cell division ATP-binding protein FtsE, producing the protein MIEMQDVWKTYSNGTHALRGINVKVDRNEFVYVVGPSGAGKSTFMKLMYREERPTKGQIFVNGFNLEKLKQRKIPYVRRNIGVIFQDYRLLPKLSIFENIAFAMEVIEAPKKQIKKRTMEVLELVKLKDKANSLPSQLSGGEQQRVAIARAIINNPSVIIADEPTGNLDPETSWGIMKLMEEINFRGTTIVMATHNKEIVNTMRKRVIAIENGLIARDQARGEYGYED; encoded by the coding sequence GTGATCGAAATGCAGGACGTATGGAAAACGTACTCCAACGGAACTCATGCATTGAGAGGAATTAATGTAAAAGTGGACCGCAATGAATTCGTATATGTTGTCGGGCCTTCCGGTGCAGGAAAATCTACTTTTATGAAGTTAATGTATAGAGAAGAACGGCCTACCAAAGGTCAAATTTTCGTAAACGGCTTTAATTTGGAGAAATTGAAACAGCGCAAGATCCCGTATGTTCGTCGAAATATCGGTGTTATTTTCCAAGATTATCGTTTGCTGCCGAAGTTAAGCATTTTCGAAAATATCGCTTTCGCCATGGAAGTGATTGAAGCGCCGAAGAAGCAGATCAAGAAGCGCACGATGGAAGTACTCGAGCTCGTGAAGCTCAAAGACAAGGCCAATTCACTCCCGTCGCAGCTCTCCGGTGGCGAACAGCAGCGCGTTGCTATTGCCCGGGCAATAATCAATAACCCGTCTGTCATCATCGCCGATGAGCCGACAGGGAATTTAGACCCAGAAACATCATGGGGCATCATGAAATTGATGGAGGAAATTAATTTCCGCGGCACGACCATCGTCATGGCAACACACAACAAAGAAATCGTGAATACGATGCGCAAGCGCGTTATTGCGATTGAGAATGGCCTTATTGCTCGCGATCAAGCACGGGGGGAATATGGCTATGAAGATTAG
- the ftsX gene encoding permease-like cell division protein FtsX, with the protein MKISTAARHLREGTKNVVRNGWMTFASISSIAISLFILGVFVLITLNVNDVATQIEQQVEINVYLEVNTPQSQITLLETQMKAIPEVKTIKFVSKEEGLVYLRQKLGESGKALLDGFEGDNNPLNDAFTIEVDDPRNVAHVADQISALNADKDPKPIYKVNYGKGTVEALFKVTKIARWIGIGIVILLSFTAVFLIANTIKITILARQREISIMKLVGATNSFIRWPFFIEGALLGIIGSIVPTGIILGGYWKLLHISSLNLNLMMIQLTPFGSIAPTLTILLIGLGIVIGIWGSLISVRKFLRV; encoded by the coding sequence ATGAAGATTAGTACGGCTGCTCGACATTTGCGAGAAGGTACGAAAAATGTCGTGCGCAATGGCTGGATGACCTTCGCATCCATCAGCTCTATCGCAATTTCCTTATTTATTCTTGGTGTATTCGTCTTGATCACACTGAACGTGAACGATGTGGCTACGCAAATTGAGCAACAGGTTGAAATTAATGTGTACCTAGAGGTTAACACGCCTCAGAGCCAGATCACCTTGCTTGAAACTCAAATGAAAGCAATCCCTGAGGTCAAAACGATTAAATTCGTTTCCAAGGAAGAAGGACTCGTTTACTTGCGTCAGAAGCTTGGTGAAAGCGGCAAGGCGCTCCTGGATGGCTTTGAAGGGGATAACAATCCGCTGAATGATGCGTTCACGATCGAAGTGGATGACCCGCGGAACGTGGCCCATGTCGCAGATCAGATTTCGGCCTTGAACGCGGATAAGGATCCGAAACCGATTTATAAAGTGAATTACGGCAAGGGAACGGTCGAAGCGCTGTTCAAAGTGACGAAGATTGCTCGCTGGATCGGTATCGGAATCGTCATCCTGCTGTCGTTTACGGCGGTATTCCTGATTGCCAATACGATCAAAATTACGATTTTGGCAAGACAAAGAGAAATTTCAATTATGAAGCTCGTCGGTGCGACGAATTCTTTTATCCGGTGGCCGTTCTTCATTGAAGGGGCGTTGCTCGGTATCATTGGTTCCATTGTTCCAACTGGTATTATTCTTGGAGGTTATTGGAAGCTGCTTCATATTAGTTCACTCAACTTGAATTTGATGATGATTCAGTTGACGCCTTTCGGCAGCATTGCACCTACATTGACCATTCTCTTAATCGGTTTGGGTATTGTGATTGGTATTTGGGGATCGCTGATCTCCGTCCGTAAATTCCTACGAGTGTAA
- a CDS encoding murein hydrolase activator EnvC family protein, with translation MKKKIVPVALTLGLLVSLSVPNAASYAASATEKIDQQILALKKQKAEAQQKANNAQNQITKVQSEKDQTTKDMNTLLNQVNEASKKLTELNEQIDQVSDMLEANGKQLDEAEARVVSRDNMLKSRVRLMYMNGFVSYMDVVLSATSFSDFLNRIEALKSIVNQDKEILESNMKDKEMVAQKKAETEKQLEKVKALYADADALREDLQVKEKAKEVKIASLAKQERELEEISEESDKQITQLAKQEADLQAKKRAAENAKSPFTYAGGKLGYPLASQAPITSDFVSRINPVTGKQENHKGIDLGTAKGTPILAAENGSVIYASWMNGYGNCVIIDHGGGLWTLYGHIMNDGIYVKVGDVVKRGQKIAGVGSTGQSTGNHLHFEVRKNEVPTDPKPFLR, from the coding sequence TTGAAGAAGAAAATTGTGCCGGTCGCGTTAACGCTCGGATTGCTTGTTTCGCTAAGCGTGCCCAATGCCGCAAGCTATGCGGCGTCGGCCACGGAGAAGATTGATCAGCAGATATTAGCGCTGAAGAAACAGAAGGCGGAAGCGCAGCAGAAAGCGAATAATGCGCAGAATCAAATCACGAAAGTCCAGTCGGAGAAGGATCAGACGACCAAGGACATGAACACTTTGCTCAATCAAGTGAACGAAGCTAGCAAAAAACTGACGGAACTCAATGAACAAATTGACCAAGTGTCGGATATGTTGGAAGCGAACGGGAAGCAATTGGATGAAGCGGAAGCGCGTGTCGTGAGCCGCGACAATATGCTGAAATCCCGCGTGCGATTGATGTATATGAACGGGTTCGTTTCTTATATGGACGTTGTGCTAAGTGCGACGAGCTTTTCCGATTTCCTGAACCGGATCGAAGCATTGAAATCTATCGTCAATCAAGATAAAGAAATACTAGAGTCGAATATGAAAGACAAGGAAATGGTTGCACAGAAAAAAGCGGAGACGGAGAAGCAGCTTGAAAAAGTGAAAGCTCTCTATGCGGATGCGGATGCACTGCGCGAAGATCTGCAGGTGAAGGAGAAGGCGAAGGAAGTGAAGATCGCCTCACTAGCGAAGCAAGAACGAGAGCTGGAGGAAATCTCGGAAGAAAGCGATAAACAGATTACCCAGTTAGCCAAGCAAGAGGCTGATTTGCAGGCGAAGAAGCGGGCCGCAGAGAATGCGAAATCGCCATTCACGTATGCGGGCGGTAAGTTGGGCTATCCGCTAGCTTCTCAGGCACCGATCACCTCGGACTTCGTGAGTCGGATCAATCCTGTGACAGGAAAACAAGAGAACCATAAAGGGATCGATTTGGGCACGGCCAAAGGAACGCCGATTCTTGCCGCAGAGAACGGATCTGTCATCTATGCCTCATGGATGAATGGCTACGGAAACTGTGTCATCATCGATCATGGCGGCGGACTTTGGACGCTGTACGGTCATATTATGAACGATGGTATTTACGTGAAAGTCGGCGATGTCGTGAAGCGCGGACAGAAAATTGCCGGTGTTGGCTCCACGGGGCAGTCGACCGGTAATCACTTGCATTTTGAAGTGCGGAAAAATGAAGTGCCAACGGATCCTAAGCCATTCTTGCGTTAG